The following is a genomic window from Platichthys flesus chromosome 13, fPlaFle2.1, whole genome shotgun sequence.
tcagctgaccgaatgatccgctgcagtctgcccttgtccttggcagtggaggcagcgaaccaaacggtgatggatgaggtgaggatggactcaatgatggctttgtagaactcaaccatcactttccgcggcatgctgaatttcctcagttgccgcaggaagaacatcctctgctgggccttcttggtgatggaggtgatgttctccgtccacctcaggtcctgtgctatgatcgtccccaggaatctgaatgactccactgttttaactggggagtcgcacatggtgaggggggcggtttgggctgggctcctcctgaagtctgccaccatctctacagtttttgaagcgttcagctccaggtggttctggctgcaccaggaagccaggctgttaacttcctctctgtaggcggcctcgtccccattggaaattaatccaataagggtggtgtcgtcggcaaacttcaggagtttgacagagtgctatacaaataaagttactTTTATTAGTTTAACAGAACAGTGATATATTTTGCTGCGTTCAGGTCGTCTATCACTTAAAACCCAGattattacaaatataatattGGAGTAAAATCACATTCCGGGAACAATTACAACTTTCGTCCACCATGTAACGGTGGCAGTAAAACCCGGGCGCTCGAGCCGACCCCCAGATGACGTCAGCAGCACGTAAATTCCCTGCCTCACGGCTTGAGCGCTCTTTCGCCTCTCTCGCGCGGCTCCGACGGCCGGTCTGCTCTCAGTCTCTGGACGACCCAACACCGAAACAGCCAAAATGATCATCTACAAGGATATCGTCACCGGTAAGTCCCCGCGGCGCCTGCCTCTCTCTGGCGGCGACCCGGTAGTATTGCTGCCGCGGCGGTAAATTAGCCCTTTAATCGTTACTGGGAAGACGGGGAGAGTCGGCGATGCTAACTAGCTAGCTAACTAACGCGTGTTATCTGGATGCTAGCCAGATGTAGCCTCCATCTCGCCTCCCCTCCCCCAACAGAGAGAAGACTAAAAACTTCCCGGTCCACCATGATGGCCGACGAGTTCTGCCGCGTGTTAGCCGGCTATGGAGGCCGGGCGGAGCTGTAGCACAGGCCGCGGCTCGGCTACCGCCAAGTTCGCTCGAAGTAGGAAAGTGTGACTCCCCTGGCTCGGGTTGGACCGGGAGGCCTAGGCCGGGGTGATGTGGTCCAACACGTAAATGCAgcgtcaggggggggggggagacgtgGTTTATGGGGCCTCCCGGCGTCATGTGGTCGCTCTTCTCGCTACCGAGCGAGATTCTTTTCAGAGTTAGCTCGACCGGAGGCTCTTCAGGAAACGCGTCGACGCTCCCTCGGTCTTTGTTTCACCGGCAAAAGAAGAACTATGTCCCTCGTTGGTTCTCCCACTGCGTGAACCCGCGTGAAAGTGGCCGAGACGGGGAAACGCGTCCCTTTCTGGTCTTAACGGTGTTTTCTCTTCCGCCAGGTGACGAGATGTTCACTGATGCCTTCCCCATCAAAGAAGTCCACGACGGGTTCATGTTCGAAGTTGAAGGAAAGGTGAGTCACTGGTATCGATTCAGTCGCCTGTCAAGTTGAAcgttaaacaaacaaagacaccaGCTTCGTTTATAGCAACGCTCGACGAGGTTAAAACATGAGATCTGCTCGTTGGAACCAGACCAGGAGCTTTTTATCAACTCTTCAACCATGTAAATTATGTCCCCTTAGTCTGTGTCGTGAAGTTTCCCAACTGTGGAAATGATGAGTCAACGTCCACGCCCTGGTACATAGCTAGATGTCATGTCTGACAGGGTTCCTAGGTAGATGAAAAACCATGgatgtgtaaaatgtttatttccaagCCTGGATAAGTGAAATTAGCTTATTCGTATGTTAATGGCGCTGAGTTAAAAGAAATGCACTCAAAATACAAGCAGGCATACTCTTTTGAGTATTGTCTCATTCAGTTGTAATTTAAGGTACACTGTAATGCTTTAGTATTCTCATTGTTAGCTTAAATACCAACTTTTGTCACTTTCATGTATTCATGTCACAATGTTCGGTAATGGagatttggtttaaagttattgaaaagtcatggaaagcCATTAGACCAAATGTGTGTGGTGTTTCTCTTCCACCTGGTGAATATCAGTCTTGTTTACTGTAGCATCAGACTGAAATTAAACCCCAGGGATagaggtttctctctctctctaaccgGCTGGTTGAATGCAAATGCAGTGACCACTAAGAGCTACTACCAGATTTATGTTAGAAACCTACAGTAGAATGCTGAACATTGCTCTGTTATTAAAGAAGTTGGAATTGTGGATGGAAACCCTGGGTTTGACAAGCTCTGGCGCATTCCTGTCTCCTCTTAAACCCACCTCACTTTTCTGTAGCCTCGGATcaatatacaaatacagttaTCGTTGACAGTCCTGTACTAAGGAGCGAGTGGTGCAGACCCAGGATATCTTTCAGATACTCGGTTGAACATAACCTCACAATCAGGCCACGTCACATGAAGCTGGTTATAAACTTTGTAAGTCAACCCAGGTTTGCCTCGTCTAGATCTGAGTGAATGCACATAAAAGGGGCGGTGTTTACAGGGTATCACCAACACAGACTAGTGAACTGCTGCTATATATAGAACTCTGTTATTCGCTTACATTGCCTGTTGAACTGAACTGAGAAGCCTCCTGGATGAGAGATGAAACATTTCACTTAATCACATTATGTAGCCTCTATAATGGGCTTCAGTTAGACACACTGACTCTAAGGACACAGTTTGGTGACAGGGTGCATCTGGCGCATCTAGAAACAAGGGATGTGTTATCGGATTGACTTAACCAACCAGACGTTGTTATAAACTTTCCCTATCCTTCTAAGgagagtgtgtaactgtgttGTCATTTTGGTGAGGGCTGACTGTTGGAGTTTcacagaggggaagagggggatgGGGGCTGTCATAAGGTAAACCTGTAAATTATCCCCTAttccaaataaatattttaatttcataagATAAACATACTTAAAGGAGAGGATGTCCGAATATCCTACTGCTATATCCAGCAATTCAGATATCAGGAAATTCTGAAGGGGTGAAGAAATGAATGTGATGGGCTgattttaaatgtctgtttgtcACTCTGCAACCATTTCCATCAGGAcgcaggtgtgtgtatgtgagtttTCAGCCTTGTTAATATGGACTGGGATAAAACTTGATGCATTGCCACAGCAGAAACCATCAGTCATCCCATTATACCTCTCGTATTCAAATCGTATTCAAATCCATACTTTCTCATTTCCAGAGAGTCTGCAGGACCGAGACAATTGATGATAATCTCCTCGGGGCCAACCCTTCAGCAGAGGAGATGTCTGAGGGAAATGACGCCGCAACATCAAGCGGCATTGACATCATCCTCAACCATAAACTGTCACCTTCGCCTTTTGATAAGAAGACTTACGTATCCTACATTAAGGAATATATGAAGAAGTAAGTATTGGTGTCTTCTAAGGTCACTTGCTGTGGAGAGAATTCTTATTTGTGTTCCTGTGTAACTATGTTGCATCATTctctgggaaaaaaacacactttacacacaGAAGAAGGCGATACACTGTGTATCCTCCGAGACTTCGAGCAGTGAGGGCCGGCTGATTATAACCGTGTCCGGGCTGCTTCCCCTTGGGTGGTTCTCTGGTTTTACCACTCGCATGTAGAGCTTATCTAAGTAATAGTAACCTTGTTACTTAGTATTATGATCAGCAAGAATTGCGAAGCTTATTAATGTAGTCCTAGAACTGGAGGTAAAAGAAACGGCGACACAACACAGACTGACTCCACATGTATGGAGAACGGGAGGAGATTCGGAATGATGCGGTTTGCAGCGCGAATGatagacagagcagcagcagtcattTTCTGAAGGAGAAGCTAAAAGCGAAAAACACTCGCAGTGgaaacatgtatgaaaagagCCCAAATTAACACTGTCAGTGGAGCTGTGTCTAAGTTATAGGAAAAAAGTTATGCCAGACAAGCAGATACACACATTCACCTGCAGACCAAAGATAATTTCTTCCCACAAATTATGTCTCAACGCTTTGTTTAAACTTCAGTATGATAAGAAGTGCCTGTCGTTTGTTCATCGTACAGTTTCATGAACTCTCGAGGAGGCAgactataaaatatattttaaaatttaTAAAAAGTTCTTGCAGCTTATCAGTGTTTATAATTTTGTGAATCGTAAGTATTAAGAGACAACTTCAGCGTATCATCAATATGGTATGGGCCCTTGTTACATCTTGACATTGCAAAAAAATTCAGAAAAACTAACTATTGTGTTTTACAGGCTTAAGCtcaagaaggaaaaggagaatcCAGATGGAGTGGATGCATTCACAAAAGGCATGGCTGCTGTCGTCCAGTCCCTTGTTAAAAACTTTAAGAACTACGAGGTAAATATACAGGAATTGTTTTCATATGTAACACTTTTTTCGTTATGTGCTTAAGTTCTTACAAAAATGGATGAACCTAAGTTGGGTAAACGTAGGTATTTTGACGCCAGTGGAACTTTGTGAACTATCATTTACACCAACTTGTTTTAAAGCGGACACACGGGTGATAACTGGTCACTTAAATATTCAGATACTGTCAATGTTGAAAGCATTACATTTTCCTTCTATGAATTACACTGAACCCAACAGACATGATGCGGCTGTTTATCAATGTAatcagaatataaaaaaaatctaattcgATATATGACCTAGAATATGAAGTGTTTCATTAGGCTTAATGAGTTATACTTTCTTCTACTTTTGAATAAAACCTAGTATTATTCTTCACCATTAATGCAGGCAGAATATCTGGTTGTTGCAGAACATGAAGCCGACTCGTGAAATTCAAAGCCAGTTGCACAGctgaagaaaataatatttctttAGAAACATGTTTATTAAGTGTATGAATAGTGGTATATGTTctaggttgttttttttgtaaaccaAACCATCATAGTAATAGATATAGATAATTGagtctctttttgtctctctccccttGTAGTTTTATACTGGAGAGAGCATGAACCCAGAAGGCATGGTCGCACTCCTGGATTACCGTGAGGATGGCATTACGCCATTCATGCTTTTCTTCAAAGATGGTCTGGAGATTGAGAAATTTGTAAGTCATCTCCAGAAACCCTCATTTAATATCATGAAGTCATTTTTGATGCTACTGGAAAAGAAATGGGTTCAAAGTTTATAGTTTAACTTAACATACTTGCAAGTCTTTGATTCAATAGATTAAGTCAAAAGCTCTAGCCTCTAAATTGtcacatacatttttctgtaggtaatttaaatgtaatgagttGCACGTATTCGTTTGtagtgttgtgtatttgttctgGCTCCAGAACCGACAATACTACAACCAGACCttgacatgtttgtcttttgttaacAAGACACTAGCTGGATTAATAATTGTGAGAAATAATGGTAGATGCTGTTGTTGGTTGATGTGTAatccttttatttgttttgattttcttgcAGTAAATGACCTGGATCTACATTTCAATTTCCTAAACGCCCCAAAGGAAAGATCATTATTTTCCATCATGTCTGAACGAAACCATCTTACACGTACACAATTTCTTTATGTATTATGTACCACTCCCAAGGCAAGGTGATCAGAACAGTCATCAGATTTTAATAACCTCTTTGTGGCTTTTGCagtgtcagatttttttttttgtcccacGTTTtgcaatttgaaaataaaaggcAGGACAGTGAGCAAAGCTCTGACGAACTGAAAGATGCTATTTTCTTCCTATGCATACTGTTTTAGCAATGATCCATACAGATTGACCTCGTCGTCGGACCTCTGTGTTTATGACTGCATCAAATTAAATTCCATCTACAATAAAGGcttgatttgaaaataaaaacgaatACCACCActttttctgttctgttctgttttgaGTGAACCGTTGCCTTCCTACACTTGAACAGGCAAAGGTACACGTTGGTAGATGCAGAGGGATCGCTGACTTGTAGGAATGGGGAACGGTGCCCGAGcaaatcatttgaatttgaGGAACAAAATTAAAATTAGTAAAAatcagtttaatttatttatccaGATGTTCTCAGTGCTATAAACATTTTGTATATCAGCtgcatgtataaatatacaaGTGGCACAATCATAGTAGATCTTGATTGTATTCAATTATTCAGTATTAATGCAATCGTAGTAATAATGGGTTGCTCCAACTTGTATGAATTTCATCATGCCAACTCAACGTGTCACAACTTGGAGAAGAATCacaggaaggatgaggagagaacAGTCTGGCCAGCATATTTAAGACCATTCCTTTTTGGTGATTGACTTGCTTTGTCTCCAATGCACCTCTTGTCTGTCTCAGTTGCACCAAAGCAGGGGAAATTGAATGATCACTTGTGCTTCATGAATAGACAGATTCCTGTCCATTGACGTCTGACTCACTTGGTATTACACTCTGACGATGAcgtgtttttattaatttaaactaTTTCTAATGCATAAATACTGGGCATGAAATGTGATCCTGTTGTGACCTTTGACGGATTTGAAAAGCATCAGCACAGCTTCAGACTCGGATACCTTGCTGAAATATATCCAAATTAGATTGAAACCGCTTGTAGATGGACAGGCTTCACAGAATATAATACTTTACTTCTTgttgaatgtatttttaactAATAATCCAGAGTCTCAGCGATACAAGTATCCTGTGTAAAGTAGTGACACATAATGATCTCAAGAGGGCGCCATTTGCTTTCATTATTGTGTGGAAGCTGGTTCACAAAGGAACcaacaagagaaaaacattggCCTAGCAGAAGGATTAAGAGGAGCTGAGTTTTTGCTCAGTATTCATGATTACCTCCTGGTAGGTTCATAAAGTTGAATAAATTAGTATTAGTTGTATTATAAGTGACTAATCCTTTGTTTCAATTCACAACTTCACGCAGTAGTGTGTCTCAGTCATTAGGAGCATTTGACGTCTCATCACAGATCAGCGCCAGAGCTGTAATGTGAGCCGGTATCAATTATTGATTTATGCTCGTGTTACTGTGACATCACCTGCATGAGTGTGACAGAGACAGGGAGCCACATTTGATCCTTATTTCACTGCTGCACCTCCGACGTCCTCTGAATGTAGTTTCTATCTGTGTGAATCTGAGCAGGATATGAAGTATGACTTTAATCTCATGCTCTACATTTGAGTTGAATATATTTGTTTAGGGTTAATCACTGATTATGGACAGATACACATTAAATAGATAAATTGAAAATAGCTCTTTCCAGTGTCACAGgacaagaaaacaaatggtgAAAATACAGAAGGGCATCATTAAGTtaaatttttctattttatttcctctttgaatctcttttactttttaatgcTTCTCTTTTACTCTGCttgaaaatttgttttaaactgtGCATTTTGATTTTAGATTCTTCTCCAGCACATTGAATCTTCCTCTTTGTAGCAAAAGCGCTCTATAAATAAATCGCCTTGACTTTCTGTTAACAATATCCAGGAGACGTTTGACTTTTTATTGAATCCTGCCTAATCCCCTCTTAAATCACTCTGTCAAACATTACTGCTTCAGTCGCCACGTGGATCTTGTGAGAAACCAGTGTGATATTGTTTAACCCTAAGTTTGATGTTGTACATACACCTGAATCGAGTTGTGTTACTAAAAACCAACACACCAGTTGGCGTTTGTGACATTCAGCTCATCTGCACCTgaagaggggagagacagaCCGGGGGAGCACAGGGAGAATATGAAGCAAGACAAATTTATAATCTCATCACATTgatcctcttctctgtctgaaAATGTGCAATTATCATGTTTCTTATTGTCTATTTTGTGGTGCAGTGATTTACTGATGGTAACACGTATACACAAATACATTGAGTTTGTTTTGgtcacagagaagagaggatgTCTGCTGTCAGGACTCTTCCTGCAACCCTTTCCATCTGGGTAGGAACCAGTCTGTTGTGTGAACCTCCAGCTGCAGTTTGAAGTGCAAACTGACATTTCTCACCTTTATCCTGTCGGGACCTTTCTGCCATCTCCAGACAGCCTTTACTTTTTCCTACTCTTCGCCTGATGCTTGTGTAAACATCACCATTAAcctgcttgtgtgtatgtgttttgtatttctgtgcacACATCTCCTCTACATCATGTGTTGGTGTATTTGAAAGTTGTCCGAAGGAATGTGGGCTAGAGGAATGTGTCTAAACGTATATACTcagtgtgagggtgtgtgtgggtgtgtgtgtttgtctgagtgtgtgtatttattaaatCAGTTGGTCTGGGGCCCACACTGTTTTTGATGTTATTTTGTACATGAAGCAGTT
Proteins encoded in this region:
- the tpt1 gene encoding translationally-controlled tumor protein homolog, coding for MIIYKDIVTGDEMFTDAFPIKEVHDGFMFEVEGKRVCRTETIDDNLLGANPSAEEMSEGNDAATSSGIDIILNHKLSPSPFDKKTYVSYIKEYMKKLKLKKEKENPDGVDAFTKGMAAVVQSLVKNFKNYEFYTGESMNPEGMVALLDYREDGITPFMLFFKDGLEIEKF